Part of the Aquabacterium sp. NJ1 genome, GTAGCTCATGTCCAGCGTCTTCCACAATGGCTCTTCGATGCCGGTGGGCATGTAGTAAAGCGCCAGGGTGTGGCGGGTCTGCTGCTTGCGCGCTTCGATCTCGGCGTCCATGTGGGGCCGTGCACCGCCCAGCGCACGCAAGGTGAGCTTGTAGAGGTCTTCCAGCAGCTTGCCCTTCCAGGCGTTCCAGACCTTGGGGCTGGTGCCGCGGATGTCGGCCACGGTCAGCAAATACAGGCCGGTGAGGGCACGCTCGTTGCCCACGCGCTTGGCAAAGGCCTGGATCACATCCGGGTCGGACAAGTCCTCCTTCTGGGCCACGCGGGACATGGTCAGGTGCTCGGCCACCAGGAACTCGATGAGTTTGGCGTCATCACCGGTGATGTTGTGGTCGCGGCAGAAGCGCCGAACCTCGGTGCCGCCCAGCACGGAGTGGTCGCCACCACGGCCCTTGGCCACGTCGTGGAAAAGGGCGGCCACGTACAGCAGCCAGGGCTTGTCCCACTCAGCGGCCAGTTGCGTGCAGAAGGGGTACTCGTGCGCGTGCTCGGGAATGAAGTAGCGGCGCACATTGCGCACCACCATCAGGATGTGCTGGTCCACCGTGTAGACGTGGAACAGGTCATGCTGCATCTGCCCGACGATGCGGCGGAACACCCACAGGTAGCGGCCCAGCACCGAGGTCTGGTTGAGCAGGCGCATGACGCGGGTCTGCCCCTGGGGCTGGCGCAGGATCGCCATGAAGGCTTCGCGGTTGACCGGGTCCTTGCGGAAGGCACCGTCCATCACGTTGCGGGCGTTGTACAGCGCGCGCAGGGTGCGGGCGGACAGGCCTTTGAGCGTGTTGTCCTGCTGCAGGGTCAGGAAGGTGGCCAGGATGGCATGCGGGTCACGCTGATACAGGTCGTCGCTGGTCACTTCCAGGAAACCGCCGCGGTCCATGAAGCGCTCGTTGATCGGGCGCATGGGGGCGTCCTGAGAGCCATGCACGCGCTCTTCGATGTTGAGGATCAGGATCTGGTTGAGCTGTGTGACCGCCTTGGCTGCCCAGTAGTAACGGCGCATCAGCGCTTCGCTGGCACGCAGTTCCGGCGTGTTGGTGTAGCCGAAGGACTCGGCCACGGCGGTCTGCAGGTCGAACACCAGGCGGTCTTCGCGGCGGCCCGCGATCTGGTGCAGGCGGGTGCGGATCAGCTTGAGCGTGCCTTCGTTGCGCTGCAGCTGGCGGGCCTCGAACGCGGTCAGCAGGCCGTTCTTGGCCAGCTCGTGCCAGTTCTTGCCCAGGCGCGCGGCGCGGGCCAGCCACAGCACCACCTGCAGGTCGCGCAGGCCACCAGGGCTTTCCTTGCAGTTGGGCTCCAGCGAGTAGGGCGTGTCTTCGTACTTGGTGTGCCGCTGGCGCATCTCCAGCATCTTGGCGGTCACGAAGGCGGCCACGTCCAGGTGATCGAAGGTGGAGTGCTGCAGCTCGTCAAAGCGCGCCTTGGAGCCGCAGATGAAGCGAGCTTCCAGCAAGGCCGTCTGCACGGTGACGTCGCGCTGGGCCTCTTCGCCACATTCTTCAACGCTGCGCACGCTGGAGCCGATCTCCAGGCCGATGTCCCAGCAGGCGCTGATGAAGCTCTCGACGCTGGGCGCCAGGCTCTCGTCACCGCCGATGGAGGGCGACACCGGCAGCAGCATCAGCACGTCCACATCCGAGTGGGGAAACAGCTCGCCGCGCCCGTAGCCGCCCACGGCCACCAGGGCAGCCCCCTTGGGCAACGCATGCGCCTCCCAGATCTGGATCAGGGTGCGGTCCACCAGCTTGGCCAGCTGGGTGAGCAGCCGGCTGGCCGTGACGGTCGATGCCCGGCTTTGCTGGAACTGGGTGAGCAGCTCGGTCTTGGCGGTTTTGAACTGCGTGCGCAGCGCGGCGACGTCCAGGGGCATGTTGTGTGAGGCGGTACTGCAATGACAAAGGCCCTGTCCAGTTTGCGGCAGGGCCTTGCGCTGTTTGCGGGTCAGGTCTTGGTCGACGTGATGAAGTCGGGCAGGGGCGGGCTGCCAGCCGACAGGGTCAACACCTCGTAGCCGGTTTCGGTCACCAGCACGGTGTGCTCCCACTGGGCGGACAAGGAGCGGTCCTTGGTGACGATGGTCCAGCCATCACCCAGCGACTTGATGTCCTTCTTGCCCGCGTTGATCATGGGCTCGATGGTGAAGATCATGCCGGGCTTGAGTTCTTCCAGCGTGCCGGGGCGGCCGTAGTGCAGCACTTGCGGCTCTTCGTGGAACTTCTCGCCGATGCCGTGGCCGCAGAATTCGCGCACCACCGAGAAGCCCTGGTTTTCGGCGAAGGTCTGGATGGCGTGGCCGATGTCGCCCAGGCGGATGCCAGGCTTGACCTTGGCGATGCCGCGCCACATGGCTTCGTAGGTGATGGCGCACAGGCGCTTGGCCGCGATGGAGCCATTGCCCACGATGAACATGCGGCTGGTGTCACCGTGCCAGCCGTTCTTGATGACGGTGATGTCCAGGTTGACGATGTCGCCATCTTTCAGCTGCTTGTCACTGGGGATACCGTGGCAGACCTGCTGGTTGATCGAGGTGCAGATGGACTTGGGGTAGGGCTTGTGGCCGCCCGGGGCATAGTTCAGCGGGGCGGGCACGCAACCCTGCTCGTTGACCATGTAGTCATGGCAGAGCTTGTCCAGCTCTTCGGTGGTGACACCGGGTTTGACGAAGGGGGTGATGTAGTCCAGCACCTCGGACGCCAATCGACCGGCCAGACGCATGGCGTCGATGTCGGCGCCTGTTTTGATGGTGATGCTCATGGACGCGAATTATCCGTATTTCGCGCGTGCTATGACGCAGGCAGGGGCATGAGAAAGGCATTGAATTTCAGGCGCGGGAGGCCCGAGCCCGGTAAAATGCGCGTTTTTCCTCACGACAAGCCCACCCGCGCACCTCGCGGGTGTAGCAAAAAGGCCCACCCCGCCGTGACCGAACGCACCCCCCAAGCGATGTCCAACCTGATGCACTTCGAGGGCGGCAACGCCCTGGCTCCCCACCAAGTCCAGGCTCTGCTGCCCAAGCTGCAGGCCATCAACCCTCGCATCAGTGGCGTGCATGCCCGCTTTGTGCACTGGGTGGCCCTGGACCAGGCCCTGCCGCAAGGTGAGCTGGACAAGCTGTCGGCGCTGCTGACGTATGGCGATGCCTACGAAGGCCCGTCTGACGGCGACCTGATCGTGGTGGCGCCTCGCCTGGGCACCGTGTCGCCCTGGGCCTCCAAGGCCACGGACATCGCGCACAACTGCGGCCTGGGCATCCGCCGCGTCGAGCGCGTGACCGAATTCCGCATCACGGTCAAGGCCGGCGTGATCGGCGCCTTGATGGGCGGCGCCAAGGGCCTGGCCGTGCAGGACCTGAAAGCCTGCGCCGCGCTGCTGCACGACCGCATGACCGAGAGCGTGCTGCTGGCCCGTGACGAAGCCCGCCACCTGTTCGACGAGCAACAAGGCGCACCCATGGCCCACGTGGACGTGCTGGGCGAGGGCCGCAAGGCGCTGGAAGCCGCCAACGTGACCTTCGGCCTGGCCTTGTCGGATGATGAAATCGACTACCTGGTCAGCGCCTTCAAGGGGCTGAAGCGCAACCCGACGGACGTCGAGCTGATGATGTTCGCGCAGGCCAACAGCGAGCACTGCCGGCACAAAATTTTCAACGCGCAGTTCACCATTGATGGCCAGGCACAGGACCTGTCCATGTTCGGCATGATCCGCAACACGGAAAAGCTGAACCCGCAACACACCGTGGTGGCCTACAGCGACAACGCCTCGGTGATGGAAGGCCACCAGATCGAGCGCTGGATGCCAGCCGGCTACACCAACGCCCCGCAGTACCAGGCCCGCGAAGAGCTGGCCCATGTGCTGATGAAGGTGGAGACCCACAACCACCCGACCGCGATTTCGCCTTACCCTGGCGCGTCGACGGGTGCGGGTGGCGAGATCCGTGACGAAGGCGCCACGGGCCGTGGTTCGCGCCCCAAGTCGGGCCTGACCGGCTTCTCGGTATCCAACCTGAACCTGCCTGGCACCAACGAGCCCTGGGAAGCCGTGAAGTTCGGCAAGCCCGAGCACATCGCCAGCCCGCTGCAGATCATGATCGAAGGCCCGCTGGGTGGCGCCGCGTTCAACAACGAATTCGGCCGCGCCAACCTGGGCGGCTACTTCCGCGTGTTCGAGCAGTCAGTGGGCGAGGGCGCTGCAGCGATTCGCCGCGGTTACCACAAGCCCATCATGATCGCGGGTGGCATCGGCACCATCAGCAGCGAACAGACGAAGAAGATCCAGTTCGCCGCTGGCACGCTGTTGATCCAGCTGGGCGGCCCCGGCATGCGCATCGGCATGGCGGGTGCGGCGGCGTCGTCTATGGCGGCAGGTACCAACTCCGCGGCACTGGATTTCGATTCCGTGCAGCGCGGCAACCCCGAGATCGAGCGCCGTGCGCAGGAAGTCATCAACCACTGCTGGGGGCTGGGCGCCAACAACCCCATCCTGGCCATCCATGACGTGGGCGCGGGCGGCATCTCCAACGCCTTCCCGGAACTGGTGGACGGCGCCGGCAAGGGCGCCCGCTTCGATCTGAGCAAAGTGCCACTGGAAGAAACCGGCATGGCCCCCAAGGAAATCTGGTGCAACGAAAGCCAGGAGCGTTACGTGCTGGCCATTGCGCCGGAGTCGCTGCCCATCTTCACCGAGATGGCCAACCGCGAGCGTTGCCCGTTTGGCGTGATCGGCGTGGCCACCGAGGCCTGTGAGCTGATCCTCGAAGACAGCACCAAGCCTGGCTCTGACAAGCCGGTCGACATGCCCATGGAAGTGCTGCTGGGCAAGCCGCCCAAGATGCACC contains:
- a CDS encoding [protein-PII] uridylyltransferase, which codes for MPLDVAALRTQFKTAKTELLTQFQQSRASTVTASRLLTQLAKLVDRTLIQIWEAHALPKGAALVAVGGYGRGELFPHSDVDVLMLLPVSPSIGGDESLAPSVESFISACWDIGLEIGSSVRSVEECGEEAQRDVTVQTALLEARFICGSKARFDELQHSTFDHLDVAAFVTAKMLEMRQRHTKYEDTPYSLEPNCKESPGGLRDLQVVLWLARAARLGKNWHELAKNGLLTAFEARQLQRNEGTLKLIRTRLHQIAGRREDRLVFDLQTAVAESFGYTNTPELRASEALMRRYYWAAKAVTQLNQILILNIEERVHGSQDAPMRPINERFMDRGGFLEVTSDDLYQRDPHAILATFLTLQQDNTLKGLSARTLRALYNARNVMDGAFRKDPVNREAFMAILRQPQGQTRVMRLLNQTSVLGRYLWVFRRIVGQMQHDLFHVYTVDQHILMVVRNVRRYFIPEHAHEYPFCTQLAAEWDKPWLLYVAALFHDVAKGRGGDHSVLGGTEVRRFCRDHNITGDDAKLIEFLVAEHLTMSRVAQKEDLSDPDVIQAFAKRVGNERALTGLYLLTVADIRGTSPKVWNAWKGKLLEDLYKLTLRALGGARPHMDAEIEARKQQTRHTLALYYMPTGIEEPLWKTLDMSYFARHDSADIAWHTRMLWRHVQTEKPVVAARLSSVGEGLQVLVYSPDRPDLFARICGYFDKAGFSIQDARIHTSKSGYALDTFQILAADNMAFEGVHYRDLIALVENQLAEAVASDKPLHEPSRGRLSRRVKSFPVKPRVSLRPDERAQRWLLSVSASDRSGLLYVIARTLARHHVNVQLAKVSTLGERVEDTFLVTGDALRQDKLQLTLETELLEALAA
- the map gene encoding type I methionyl aminopeptidase translates to MSITIKTGADIDAMRLAGRLASEVLDYITPFVKPGVTTEELDKLCHDYMVNEQGCVPAPLNYAPGGHKPYPKSICTSINQQVCHGIPSDKQLKDGDIVNLDITVIKNGWHGDTSRMFIVGNGSIAAKRLCAITYEAMWRGIAKVKPGIRLGDIGHAIQTFAENQGFSVVREFCGHGIGEKFHEEPQVLHYGRPGTLEELKPGMIFTIEPMINAGKKDIKSLGDGWTIVTKDRSLSAQWEHTVLVTETGYEVLTLSAGSPPLPDFITSTKT